In Helianthus annuus cultivar XRQ/B chromosome 8, HanXRQr2.0-SUNRISE, whole genome shotgun sequence, a single genomic region encodes these proteins:
- the LOC110933720 gene encoding uncharacterized protein LOC110933720 — MVKQKTSPKREVNFWKLEASEKVQDADVVIPREVIRKVQEKLDNVLFGYFLGNRLPFPVVDYYAKNAWSKFGFVKAMMNSSGFFFFKFDSKEGMAKVLEGGPWLIRKVPLFLNVWSPSISLKKGGIKSVPVWVKLHNVPIAVYTDDGLSLLASKIGVPKRLDSYTADMCAENWGRSSFARALIEINAENEIKDHITIAIPKLDEEGYLMERVDVEYEWKPLRCSLCCVFGHNDQNCSKNAQSKKNQVVVDDEGFISDKRKTIRLKPVQKNQKPKIIYKPKINKTGQSTSGTKDDKLNNDKPGNVNIKNSFEVLSKNDGDADVLDPDDGLETRPVMNIASGCQVHIDDEVVDSVPTEMSKFMRNDNRKDKSEGASTPGPDGLNG, encoded by the coding sequence ATGGTTAAGCAAAAGACATCCCCGAAACGGGAAGTTAATTTCTGGAAGCTAGAAGCGTCGGAGAAGGTGCAAGATGCTGATGTAGTTATTCCTCGCGAGGTAATTCGAAAAGTTCAGGAAAAACTTGATAATGTTTTGTTTGGTTATTTCTTGGGGAATAGGCTTCCTTTTCCGGTAGTTGATTATTATGCAAAGAATGCCTGGTCAAAATTTGGGTTTGTTAAAGCGATGATGAACTCTAGtggcttctttttctttaaattcgATTCAAAGGAGGGTATGGCTAAGGTTCTTGAAGGGGGGCCATGGCTGATTAGGAAGGTGCCTTTGTTTCTAAATGTCTGGTCTCCATCTATAAGCCTTAAAAAAGGGGGTATTAAATCAGTTCCGGTGTGGGTTAAGTTACATAATGTACCGATAGCTGTTTACACGGATGATGGGCTCAGCTTATTAGCGTCCAAGATAGGAGTTCCAAAAAGATTAGATAGTTATACTGCGGACATGTGTGCTGAGAACTGGGGGAGGAGCAGTTTTGCCAGGGCTTTAATTGAAATCAATGCGGAGAATGAGATAAAGGATCATATCACTATTGCTATTCCGAAACTTGATGAGGAGGGTTATTTAATGGAGAGAGTGGATGTGGAATATGAATGGAAACCATTACGGTGCTCTTTGTGTTGTGTGTTCGGACATAATGACCAAAATTGTAGTAAGAATGCTCAGAGCAAAAAGAACCAGGTGGTTGTTGATGATGAGGGTTTTATTTCAGACAAGAGGAAGACGATTAGATTGAAACCAGTGCAGAAAAATCAGAAGCCGAAAATTATCTACAAGCCTAAGATAAATAAAACAGGGCAGAGCACTTCAGGTACAAAAGATGATAAGCTGAATAATGACAAACCTGGTAACGTTAATATAAAGAATTCTTTTGAGGTGCTTTCAAAGAATGATGGAGATGCAGATGTGTTAGATCCTGATGACGGGTTGGAAACAAGACCGGTAATGAATATTGCAAGCGGGTGCCAAGTGCACATTGATGATGAGGTTGTGGATTCGGTTCCTACTGAAATGTCCAAGTTTATGAGGAATGATAACAGAAAAGATaaatctgagggggcaagcactcccggtccAGATGGTTTGAATGGATAG